The Paraburkholderia acidisoli genome contains a region encoding:
- the hpnK gene encoding hopanoid biosynthesis-associated protein HpnK — protein sequence MSTQNRRARALIFTADDFGLHERVNAAVERAHREGVLDCASLMVAAPAAAEAVAHARRTPGLRVGLHLVLADGAAMLPRARIPALVDAHGRFGAAMVRDGVRFFFLPHVRAQLALEIRAQFEAFAATGLVLDHVNTHKHFHLHPTVLSLILEIGRDYGLRAMRLPNEAGAPLALRPWLARVRARLARAGIAHNDYVVGIANSGAMDEAAMLEALANLPAQGVGEIYCHPALAGEEAITPSMRHYRHADEFAALVSPRVAAALAHCGIRTGGFADVFYGADPIDSARAARPNGEAGA from the coding sequence ATGTCGACGCAGAACCGTCGCGCCCGCGCGCTCATCTTCACCGCCGACGACTTCGGCTTGCATGAGCGCGTGAACGCCGCGGTGGAGCGCGCGCATCGCGAAGGCGTGCTTGATTGCGCGAGCCTGATGGTGGCGGCGCCCGCCGCCGCCGAGGCCGTCGCGCACGCGCGGCGCACGCCGGGTTTGCGCGTGGGCCTGCATCTCGTGCTCGCCGATGGCGCGGCCATGCTGCCGCGCGCGCGCATTCCCGCGCTGGTGGACGCGCACGGGCGTTTCGGCGCTGCGATGGTGCGCGATGGCGTGCGCTTCTTCTTTCTGCCTCACGTGCGGGCGCAACTCGCGCTCGAGATCCGCGCGCAATTCGAGGCGTTCGCGGCCACGGGCCTCGTGCTCGATCATGTGAACACGCACAAGCATTTCCATCTGCATCCCACGGTGCTCTCGCTGATACTCGAGATCGGCCGCGACTACGGTTTGCGCGCGATGCGCCTGCCGAACGAAGCGGGCGCGCCGCTCGCGCTCAGGCCGTGGCTCGCGCGGGTGCGGGCGCGGCTCGCGCGCGCGGGCATTGCGCACAACGACTACGTGGTGGGTATCGCCAACAGCGGCGCGATGGACGAAGCCGCCATGCTCGAAGCGCTCGCGAATCTGCCCGCGCAGGGCGTGGGCGAGATCTACTGCCATCCGGCGCTCGCGGGCGAAGAGGCGATCACGCCGTCGATGCGGCACTATCGTCACGCCGACGAATTCGCCGCGCTGGTTTCGCCGCGCGTGGCGGCGGCGCTCGCGCATTGCGGCATACGCACAGGCGGTTTCGCCGATGTGTTTTATGGCGCCGACCCGATCGACTCCGCCCGCGCCGCGCGCCCGAACGGGGAGGCCGGCGCGTGA
- a CDS encoding histidine phosphatase family protein yields MSMKVWLVSHAANAALRAGTFPVAVDTNDAADPGVAEDGASEAPEALDACASEAIGAWRARWLASIGDGARVVASPAPIARATARAAVCAPAAAMEIERCDAIAEAHFGAWQGQRLVDIARETPAALAAWTRDPAFAPPGGGESFDDLRRRVAAWLDGLRHPADVGTHARTEARIVAFTHASVIRAALLHALGAPSAGFRAIEIAPLDVAVLRAGREGWVWVAGVA; encoded by the coding sequence ATGTCGATGAAGGTCTGGCTGGTGAGTCATGCGGCAAACGCGGCATTGCGCGCGGGGACGTTTCCGGTTGCGGTGGATACGAACGACGCGGCCGACCCGGGCGTAGCGGAAGATGGCGCGAGTGAAGCGCCCGAAGCGCTCGATGCGTGCGCCAGCGAGGCGATCGGCGCATGGCGCGCGCGCTGGCTGGCCTCGATCGGCGACGGCGCGCGGGTCGTGGCCAGTCCCGCGCCCATCGCGCGGGCGACCGCGCGCGCGGCCGTCTGCGCGCCGGCCGCCGCGATGGAAATCGAGCGCTGCGACGCCATCGCCGAGGCGCATTTTGGCGCGTGGCAGGGCCAACGGCTCGTCGATATCGCCCGGGAAACGCCAGCCGCCCTCGCGGCCTGGACGCGCGACCCCGCCTTCGCGCCGCCCGGCGGCGGCGAATCGTTCGACGACCTGCGCCGGCGCGTGGCCGCATGGCTCGACGGTTTGCGCCATCCCGCCGATGTCGGCACCCACGCCCGCACCGAAGCGCGAATCGTGGCATTCACCCACGCCAGCGTGATTCGCGCGGCGCTCCTGCACGCGCTCGGCGCGCCGTCGGCGGGATTCCGGGCGATCGAGATCGCGCCGCTGGACGTGGCCGTGCTGCGGGCGGGGCGCGAAGGGTGGGTTTGGGTGGCGGGTGTGGCCTGA
- a CDS encoding LLM class flavin-dependent oxidoreductase — translation MIPFSVLDLSPIPAGSHAGAALANTLDLAQHAERWGYRRYWLAEHHNMTGIASAATSVVIGHVAGGTRSIRVGSGGIMLPNHAPLVIAEQFGTLEALYPGRIDLGLGRAPGTDQTTARALRRDLQGSADSFPDDVAELQRYFAAPVEGQRVRAVPGAGLNVPIYILGSSLYGAQLAAAMGLPFAFASHFAPDHLLTALRLYRSQFRPSATLAKPHAMVGVNVFAAPTNEEARFLFTSLEQQFINLRRGTPGQLPPPVEQVPANEFEMAGVQHSLACSVIGDRETVRAGLASVIEQTGADELIVTAQVYDHAARLRSFEITAQVREEMAASV, via the coding sequence ATGATCCCCTTTTCCGTTCTCGACCTCTCGCCCATTCCGGCCGGCTCCCATGCCGGCGCCGCGCTCGCCAACACGCTCGATCTCGCGCAGCACGCCGAGCGCTGGGGTTATCGGCGTTACTGGCTCGCCGAGCATCACAACATGACGGGCATCGCGAGCGCGGCCACCTCGGTCGTGATCGGCCATGTGGCGGGCGGCACGCGCAGCATCCGCGTGGGCTCGGGCGGCATCATGCTGCCGAACCACGCGCCGCTCGTGATCGCCGAGCAGTTCGGCACGCTCGAAGCGCTCTATCCGGGCCGCATCGACCTCGGGCTCGGCCGCGCGCCCGGCACCGACCAGACCACGGCGCGCGCACTGCGCCGCGACCTGCAGGGCAGCGCCGACAGCTTCCCCGACGACGTGGCCGAACTACAGCGCTATTTCGCCGCGCCCGTGGAAGGCCAGCGCGTGCGTGCGGTGCCGGGCGCGGGGCTGAACGTGCCGATCTACATTCTCGGTTCGAGCCTGTACGGTGCGCAGCTCGCGGCGGCCATGGGCCTGCCCTTCGCGTTCGCCTCGCATTTCGCGCCCGACCATCTGCTCACGGCGCTGCGCCTGTATCGCTCGCAGTTCCGTCCTTCGGCCACCCTCGCGAAGCCGCACGCCATGGTCGGCGTGAACGTGTTCGCCGCGCCCACCAACGAGGAAGCGCGCTTTCTCTTCACGTCGCTCGAACAGCAGTTCATCAACCTGCGGCGCGGCACGCCGGGCCAGTTGCCGCCGCCCGTCGAACAAGTGCCGGCGAACGAGTTCGAAATGGCGGGCGTGCAGCATTCGCTCGCGTGCTCGGTGATCGGCGATCGCGAGACGGTGCGCGCGGGCCTCGCTTCGGTGATCGAGCAAACCGGCGCCGACGAACTCATTGTCACGGCGCAGGTTTACGACCACGCGGCGCGGCTGCGTTCGTTCGAAATCACGGCGCAGGTGCGTGAGGAGATGGCGGCTTCGGTTTGA
- the hpnJ gene encoding hopanoid biosynthesis associated radical SAM protein HpnJ codes for MKTLFLQAPSYDGFDGGAGSRYQAKREIRSFWYPTWLVQAAALVPGSRVLDAPADGLGIDATLKIAAEYDLVIIHTSTPSFPTDALFAEDLKKRKPGVLVGMVGAKVQVDPHNSLTATEAIDFVCREEFDFTCKELAEGKPFAQIQGLSWRAQDGSIEHNEGRPVLEDMDALPFVAPIYQRDLKIGNYFIGYLNYPYVSIYTGRGCKSRCTFCLWPQTVSGHRYRVRSVANVLEEVKWIRDNMPEVKEIMFDDDTFTDDAPRAEAIARGLGELGVTWSCNAKANVPYSTLKIMKDNGLRLLLVGFESGDDQILVNIKKGVRTDFARRFSADCKALGIKIHGTFILGLPGETEATIEKTIEYAKEINPHTIQVSLAAPYPGTTLYKQAVENGWMEENKTINLVSKAGVQLAAIGYPHLSREAIYHELERFYREFYFRPSKIWEIVREMLTSWEMMKRRLREGVEFFRFLRAHEA; via the coding sequence ATGAAAACGCTGTTTCTGCAGGCCCCGTCGTACGACGGCTTCGATGGTGGCGCGGGTTCGCGCTATCAGGCGAAGCGCGAGATCCGCTCGTTCTGGTATCCCACGTGGCTCGTGCAGGCGGCCGCGCTCGTGCCCGGGAGCCGCGTGCTCGACGCACCCGCGGATGGCCTCGGTATTGACGCAACGCTGAAGATCGCCGCCGAATACGACCTCGTCATCATTCACACGAGCACGCCGTCGTTTCCCACGGACGCCCTGTTCGCCGAAGACCTCAAGAAGCGCAAGCCCGGCGTGCTCGTGGGCATGGTGGGCGCGAAGGTGCAGGTCGATCCGCACAACTCGCTCACGGCCACCGAGGCGATCGACTTCGTGTGCCGCGAGGAGTTCGACTTCACCTGCAAGGAGCTTGCCGAAGGCAAACCGTTCGCGCAGATCCAGGGCTTGAGCTGGCGCGCGCAGGACGGCTCGATCGAGCACAACGAAGGCCGTCCCGTGCTCGAAGACATGGACGCGCTGCCGTTCGTCGCGCCCATCTACCAGCGTGACCTGAAGATCGGCAATTACTTCATCGGCTATCTCAACTATCCGTACGTGTCGATCTACACGGGGCGCGGCTGCAAGTCGCGCTGCACGTTCTGCCTGTGGCCGCAAACGGTGAGCGGCCATCGTTACCGCGTGCGCTCGGTGGCCAACGTGCTCGAAGAAGTGAAGTGGATTCGCGACAACATGCCCGAAGTGAAAGAGATCATGTTCGACGACGACACCTTCACCGACGACGCCCCGCGCGCCGAAGCCATCGCGCGCGGTCTCGGCGAACTCGGCGTGACGTGGTCGTGCAACGCGAAGGCCAACGTGCCGTATTCCACGCTCAAAATCATGAAGGACAACGGCCTGCGTCTGCTGCTGGTGGGCTTCGAATCGGGCGACGACCAGATTCTCGTCAACATCAAGAAGGGCGTGCGCACCGATTTCGCGCGCCGTTTCAGCGCCGACTGCAAGGCGCTCGGCATCAAGATTCACGGCACGTTCATTCTCGGCCTGCCGGGCGAGACCGAAGCAACGATCGAGAAGACCATCGAATACGCGAAGGAAATCAATCCGCACACGATTCAGGTCTCGCTGGCGGCGCCGTATCCGGGCACGACGCTGTATAAGCAGGCCGTGGAAAACGGCTGGATGGAAGAGAACAAGACCATCAATCTGGTTTCGAAAGCGGGCGTGCAACTCGCGGCGATCGGTTATCCGCATCTGTCGCGCGAGGCCATTTATCACGAGCTGGAGCGGTTTTATCGCGAGTTCTATTTCCGGCCGTCGAAGATCTGGGAGATCGTGCGCGAGATGCTCACGAGCTGGGAGATGATGAAGCGTCGCCTGCGGGAAGGCGTCGAGTTCTTCCGCTTCCTGCGCGCGCACGAAGCATGA
- a CDS encoding ABC transporter ATP-binding protein: MALSAQSAQSAQHAASSEASKLVARDIHKRYGDNEVLKGISLDAKKGDVISIIGASGSGKSTFLRCVNFLEKPNAGEIVVDGELVRTRAGRNGDLDVADHKQLQRIRTKLAMVFQHFNLWSHMNVLENVMEAPVHVLGVPRKEAEDRAREYLEKVGLAPRVETQYPAHLSGGQQQRVAIARALAMHPDVMLFDEPTSALDPELVGEVLKVMQKLAEEGRTMIVVTHEMGFARNVSNHVMFLHQGRTEEEGAPAAVLGAPRSERLRQFLSGSLK, from the coding sequence ATGGCCCTATCCGCACAATCCGCACAATCCGCACAACACGCGGCATCGTCCGAAGCGAGCAAGCTCGTTGCGCGCGACATCCACAAGCGCTACGGCGACAACGAGGTGCTCAAGGGCATCTCCCTCGACGCGAAGAAGGGCGACGTGATCAGCATCATCGGCGCGAGCGGCTCGGGCAAGAGCACGTTTCTGCGCTGCGTGAACTTTCTGGAAAAGCCGAACGCGGGCGAGATCGTGGTGGACGGCGAACTCGTGCGCACCCGGGCGGGCCGCAACGGCGACCTCGACGTGGCCGATCACAAGCAGCTTCAGCGTATTCGCACCAAGCTCGCCATGGTGTTTCAGCACTTCAATCTCTGGTCGCACATGAACGTGCTCGAGAACGTGATGGAAGCGCCCGTGCACGTGCTGGGCGTGCCGCGCAAGGAGGCCGAGGATCGCGCGCGCGAATATCTGGAGAAGGTCGGACTCGCGCCGCGCGTGGAGACGCAATATCCCGCGCATCTTTCGGGCGGTCAGCAGCAGCGCGTGGCCATTGCGCGCGCGCTCGCGATGCATCCCGACGTGATGCTGTTCGACGAGCCGACGTCCGCGCTCGACCCGGAACTCGTGGGCGAAGTGCTCAAGGTGATGCAGAAGCTCGCGGAGGAAGGCCGCACGATGATCGTCGTGACGCACGAGATGGGCTTCGCGCGCAACGTGTCGAATCACGTGATGTTCCTGCATCAGGGGCGCACCGAGGAAGAAGGCGCGCCCGCCGCGGTGCTCGGCGCGCCGCGCAGCGAGCGCCTGCGCCAGTTCCTCTCGGGCAGTCTCAAGTAA
- a CDS encoding CbtA family protein, translated as MVGKLLVRGMLAGIAAGLLTFSFAKIAGEPQVDQAISFEEKADAAKGEAPEPEIVSRATQSSYGLFTGVMVYGASIGGLFALVFAYAHGRAGRLSPRALAAWLALAAFVAIYLVPNIKYPANPPSVGDPETIGYRTGLFFLMIAISLAVSVFALKVRAACVAKLGVWNASIVALVLFVVVIGAIQLALPAINEVPAAFPAVLLWKFRAVSIGMQAILWTTIGLAFGAMAERLVGAQVRPGGAQRARAA; from the coding sequence ATGGTTGGCAAGTTGCTGGTGCGCGGGATGCTGGCAGGCATCGCCGCGGGTTTGCTCACGTTCAGCTTCGCGAAGATCGCGGGCGAGCCGCAGGTCGATCAGGCCATCTCGTTCGAGGAAAAAGCCGACGCCGCCAAGGGCGAGGCGCCCGAGCCCGAGATCGTGAGCCGCGCGACCCAGTCGAGCTACGGGCTCTTCACGGGCGTGATGGTCTACGGCGCGTCGATCGGCGGCCTGTTCGCGCTCGTGTTCGCCTATGCGCACGGCCGCGCGGGACGTCTCTCGCCGCGCGCGCTGGCGGCGTGGCTCGCGCTCGCGGCGTTCGTCGCGATCTATCTCGTGCCGAATATCAAATATCCGGCCAATCCGCCTTCGGTCGGCGATCCCGAGACCATCGGTTATCGCACCGGGCTGTTTTTCCTGATGATCGCCATCTCCCTCGCCGTTTCGGTGTTCGCGCTCAAGGTGCGCGCGGCATGCGTGGCGAAGCTCGGCGTCTGGAATGCGTCGATCGTGGCGCTCGTGCTGTTCGTGGTGGTGATCGGTGCGATCCAGCTCGCGCTGCCCGCCATCAACGAAGTGCCCGCCGCGTTCCCGGCCGTGCTGCTTTGGAAGTTCCGCGCGGTCTCGATCGGCATGCAGGCGATTCTCTGGACGACCATCGGTCTCGCGTTCGGCGCGATGGCCGAGCGGCTCGTGGGCGCGCAGGTCCGACCGGGCGGTGCGCAGCGCGCGCGGGCCGCGTGA
- a CDS encoding patatin-like phospholipase family protein, whose protein sequence is MSHRRRPRRVGLVLGGGAARGWAHIGAIRALEEAGIKPDVVCGTSIGALVGAVYANGDLDWLEDWVGKLTWQTVVRLLDLRFSGGLLGGRKVIDLFAQQFNGRAIDDLKVPFAAVATELDTGREVWLREGGVVDAVRASIAIPGIFTPIWHDGVWLVDGGLSNPVPVSAARAMRADTVIAIDLNHDILNGRDLGGAIDTVPRAVPVEANPPPADAPGALAGDTAAAAPAPLMRRNGKRFPNWLQPAAPGVAGGADVRVAPPPSTRVPSMLSSIAQSIDIMQVRITRSRLAGEPADVLIQPRLGGMGIFDFHRAGPAIAEGRAAVQYMLPAIKAQLGLE, encoded by the coding sequence GTGAGCCATCGCAGACGGCCGCGGCGCGTGGGTCTCGTGCTCGGCGGCGGCGCGGCGCGCGGCTGGGCGCATATCGGCGCGATCCGCGCGCTCGAGGAAGCCGGCATCAAGCCCGACGTGGTGTGCGGCACCTCGATCGGCGCGCTCGTGGGCGCGGTGTATGCGAACGGCGACCTCGACTGGCTCGAGGACTGGGTTGGCAAGCTCACGTGGCAGACCGTGGTGCGGCTGCTCGATCTGCGTTTCTCGGGCGGGTTGCTCGGCGGGCGCAAGGTGATCGACCTGTTCGCGCAGCAGTTCAATGGCCGCGCCATCGACGATCTCAAGGTGCCGTTCGCGGCCGTGGCCACCGAACTCGACACGGGCCGCGAGGTCTGGCTGCGCGAGGGCGGCGTGGTGGACGCGGTGCGCGCGTCGATTGCCATTCCGGGCATTTTCACGCCGATCTGGCACGACGGCGTGTGGCTCGTGGACGGCGGCCTCAGCAATCCCGTGCCGGTCTCGGCCGCGCGCGCGATGCGTGCCGACACGGTGATCGCCATCGACCTCAATCACGACATTCTGAACGGCCGCGATCTGGGCGGCGCCATCGACACGGTGCCGCGCGCCGTGCCCGTGGAGGCGAACCCGCCGCCAGCCGACGCGCCAGGCGCGCTGGCTGGCGATACGGCGGCTGCCGCGCCCGCGCCGCTCATGCGCCGCAACGGCAAGCGCTTTCCGAACTGGCTGCAACCGGCCGCGCCAGGCGTGGCGGGCGGCGCCGACGTGCGCGTGGCGCCGCCGCCGAGCACGCGCGTGCCCTCGATGCTGAGTTCGATCGCGCAAAGCATCGACATCATGCAGGTGCGTATCACGCGCAGCCGCCTCGCGGGCGAGCCCGCCGACGTGCTGATCCAGCCGCGCCTGGGCGGCATGGGAATCTTCGACTTCCACCGCGCCGGGCCCGCCATCGCGGAAGGGCGCGCGGCCGTGCAGTACATGCTGCCGGCCATCAAGGCGCAATTGGGGCTGGAGTAG
- the hpnI gene encoding bacteriohopanetetrol glucosamine biosynthesis glycosyltransferase HpnI, producing the protein MTPPLAALPAPWLPSWSVPGSTLLWLTVALCALAACYALCAALVMPRLGSRARVREAAAFARRAHARPVSVLKPLCGAEPRLYENLATFCEQRYPCFQLLFGVSSASDPAVAVVRRLQAAYPRHDIELVIDTRVHGSNLKVSNLINLAARARYDALVVADSDIAVEPDYLAIVTAPLAQPGVGVVTCLYRARSVGGFWPRVGALFINEWFAPSVRVAHGTGSRAFGFGATLALSRATLERIGGFAALRDCLADDYLLARHARDCGLATVLAPVLVDTDVIEPNFGALWLRETRWLRTIRSVNPAGFAALFITFPTPWIVVGACGAWLAHGAHTCAAAHAAHVALGVTTAGAVIARMMLHARASANARAFWRDLPLTPLRDVLLAAQWCAAAFGSHVIWRGVRVAVANPQEEAPALHGPRPRERAPLSAPR; encoded by the coding sequence ATGACGCCGCCGCTCGCGGCCTTGCCCGCGCCCTGGCTGCCGTCGTGGTCCGTGCCGGGCTCCACGCTGCTGTGGCTCACGGTCGCGCTGTGCGCGCTGGCCGCCTGTTACGCGCTGTGCGCCGCGCTGGTCATGCCGCGGCTCGGCTCGCGGGCCCGCGTGCGCGAAGCCGCCGCGTTCGCGCGCCGCGCGCACGCGCGGCCGGTCAGCGTGCTTAAGCCGCTGTGCGGTGCGGAGCCTCGCTTGTACGAGAATCTGGCCACGTTCTGCGAGCAGCGGTATCCGTGCTTTCAGCTGCTGTTTGGCGTGTCGTCGGCCAGCGACCCGGCCGTGGCCGTGGTGCGGCGCCTCCAGGCGGCGTATCCGCGCCATGACATCGAACTCGTGATCGACACGCGCGTGCACGGCAGCAATCTCAAGGTCAGCAATCTCATCAATCTCGCGGCACGGGCGCGTTACGACGCGCTGGTGGTGGCCGACAGCGACATCGCCGTGGAACCCGACTATCTCGCCATCGTCACGGCGCCGCTCGCGCAGCCGGGCGTGGGCGTGGTCACCTGTCTGTATCGGGCGCGCAGCGTCGGTGGCTTCTGGCCGCGCGTGGGCGCGCTGTTCATCAACGAATGGTTCGCGCCTTCGGTGCGTGTCGCGCACGGCACGGGTTCGCGCGCGTTCGGTTTCGGCGCCACGCTGGCGCTGTCGCGCGCGACGCTGGAGCGCATTGGCGGATTCGCCGCGCTCAGGGACTGTCTCGCCGACGACTACCTGCTCGCGCGCCACGCCCGCGATTGCGGTCTCGCCACCGTGCTCGCGCCCGTGCTGGTCGACACCGACGTGATCGAGCCGAATTTCGGTGCGCTCTGGCTGCGTGAAACGCGCTGGCTGCGCACGATCCGCTCGGTCAACCCGGCGGGCTTCGCCGCGCTGTTCATCACGTTCCCCACGCCGTGGATCGTCGTGGGCGCGTGCGGCGCGTGGCTCGCGCATGGCGCCCACACCTGCGCGGCCGCGCACGCGGCGCATGTTGCGCTGGGCGTGACCACGGCCGGCGCCGTCATCGCGCGCATGATGTTGCACGCGCGCGCCAGCGCGAATGCGCGCGCGTTCTGGCGTGATTTACCGCTGACGCCGCTGCGCGACGTGCTGCTCGCGGCACAATGGTGCGCGGCCGCGTTCGGCTCGCACGTGATCTGGCGCGGCGTGCGCGTGGCCGTGGCGAACCCGCAGGAGGAGGCGCCGGCGCTGCACGGCCCGCGACCGCGTGAGCGTGCGCCGCTCAGCGCGCCTCGCTAA
- a CDS encoding CbtB domain-containing protein, which yields MSEATLPLQHAPATPAPIPLREILPWAIFGGLMLLLALYFVGAEQGATSIFPGMYVHEFVHDGRHLLGFPCH from the coding sequence ATGTCCGAAGCCACTTTGCCTCTGCAGCACGCCCCGGCCACGCCGGCGCCCATTCCGCTGCGCGAGATCCTTCCCTGGGCCATTTTCGGCGGCCTCATGCTGCTGCTCGCGCTGTACTTCGTCGGCGCGGAGCAGGGCGCGACGTCGATCTTCCCGGGCATGTACGTCCACGAATTCGTTCACGACGGCCGCCATCTGCTCGGCTTTCCCTGTCACTAA